In one window of uncultured Acetobacteroides sp. DNA:
- a CDS encoding glycosyltransferase, with amino-acid sequence MSVTFVEINHIIEVVFLVILFVIVFSYAVLAIVSIAAMRKHHRKDRAHSVEDLISSKYLPSISIIAPAYNEGLTIVENVRSILSLNYSDFEIVIVNDGSKDDSLQKLIEAFSLAKVRSMPIADIPTQTVRGVYKSRNLAYSHLIVVDKENGGKADALNAGINQATKKLVLCIDVDCIIEPDGLLKMVRPFLEESKKKVVAVGGVIRVVNSCEVKSGKVTQVNLPNGWLERFQVLEYFRVFTLNRMGWAHMRGMLLISGALGLFDKEIVVRAGGYTPNIVGEDMELVLKLHQYMREVAKEKYTIGFIPDPLCWTEVPNTTRVLSRQRNRWSRGFIESILKHKRIFLNPKYGFVGLISFPYAVFFEWLVAPIEVFGYAYLLYSIYGGNFNLPFFLLLFILVYSYFMMVTLLAILAEELVYHRYNKKMDLVKLMLIAMIEPFFYHPLNLYWTIKGNFDYFIRGKREWGKMDRRGFDENII; translated from the coding sequence ATGAGCGTAACTTTTGTAGAGATCAACCATATCATAGAGGTAGTATTTCTTGTAATACTGTTTGTTATTGTATTTTCGTATGCGGTGCTGGCTATTGTTTCGATAGCTGCTATGCGGAAGCATCATCGTAAAGATCGAGCACACTCGGTGGAGGACTTGATTTCGTCTAAGTATCTTCCCTCCATTTCGATCATTGCGCCTGCCTACAACGAGGGGCTTACTATAGTAGAGAATGTTCGATCTATACTGTCGCTGAACTATTCCGATTTTGAGATAGTTATTGTGAATGATGGCAGTAAGGACGATTCGTTGCAGAAGCTCATCGAGGCGTTTAGCCTTGCGAAGGTTCGTTCGATGCCGATTGCCGATATTCCTACACAAACCGTTCGAGGTGTATATAAGTCGCGTAACCTTGCATATAGCCACCTAATAGTTGTCGATAAGGAGAACGGGGGTAAGGCTGATGCGCTAAACGCTGGCATTAATCAGGCTACAAAGAAGCTGGTGCTCTGCATCGATGTTGACTGTATTATTGAACCTGATGGGCTCCTTAAAATGGTGAGACCATTTCTTGAGGAGAGCAAGAAGAAGGTGGTTGCCGTTGGGGGTGTCATTCGGGTGGTTAACTCGTGCGAGGTAAAAAGCGGTAAGGTAACACAGGTAAACTTGCCCAACGGCTGGCTGGAGCGCTTTCAGGTGCTCGAATACTTTAGGGTGTTTACCCTAAACCGGATGGGCTGGGCTCATATGCGTGGCATGCTTTTGATATCCGGTGCTCTGGGGTTGTTCGACAAGGAAATTGTGGTAAGGGCTGGTGGTTATACCCCAAACATTGTTGGAGAGGATATGGAGCTGGTGCTTAAGCTGCATCAGTACATGAGGGAGGTGGCCAAGGAAAAGTATACCATTGGGTTCATTCCCGATCCGTTGTGCTGGACAGAAGTACCGAATACGACAAGGGTGCTCAGCCGGCAGCGAAACCGTTGGAGCCGAGGCTTTATTGAGTCGATACTTAAGCATAAGCGCATATTTCTTAACCCCAAGTATGGGTTTGTAGGGTTGATAAGCTTCCCTTACGCGGTGTTCTTTGAGTGGCTGGTGGCTCCAATTGAGGTGTTTGGCTATGCATACCTGCTCTATTCGATCTACGGTGGCAACTTTAACCTCCCCTTCTTCTTGCTTCTGTTTATTTTGGTTTACTCCTACTTTATGATGGTAACGCTACTCGCAATTCTCGCCGAGGAGCTGGTTTACCATCGATATAACAAGAAGATGGACCTTGTTAAGCTGATGCTTATTGCCATGATAGAGCCTTTCTTCTACCACCCGCTAAACCTGTACTGGACGATAAAGGGTAACTTCGACTACTTCATCCGGGGAAAGCGCGAGTGGGGAAAGATGGACCGCCGCGGTTTCGATGAGAACATCATCTAG
- a CDS encoding LytTR family DNA-binding domain-containing protein, with product MKISCLIVDDEPLASDIIEEYLSRIEGYEVVAKCSTALQAFSILSQKKVDLMFLDIQMPKLTGIDFLRSLRNPPKVILTTAYSEYALEGYELDVVDYLLKPISFERFLHAIDKASKQLLVQAAPATPSQQVSASEPYIYVREDKITQKIFLSEMLYIESQGNYVKIVCAERVVTSYSSISLIEEKLPEAKFLRVHRSFIVATDKITAFSGTTIMIGKHQIPIGRSYKTLVEQRLNVE from the coding sequence ATGAAGATCAGCTGCCTAATTGTCGACGACGAGCCGCTAGCCAGCGACATCATAGAGGAGTACCTATCGCGCATCGAGGGGTACGAGGTGGTGGCCAAGTGCAGCACCGCGCTCCAGGCCTTTAGCATCCTTTCGCAGAAGAAGGTCGATCTGATGTTTCTGGATATCCAAATGCCGAAGCTTACGGGCATCGACTTTCTTAGGTCGTTGCGCAACCCGCCAAAGGTTATCCTCACCACTGCCTACAGCGAGTACGCGCTAGAGGGGTACGAGCTCGACGTGGTAGACTACCTGCTTAAGCCCATCTCGTTCGAGCGCTTCCTGCACGCCATCGACAAGGCCTCCAAGCAGCTGCTTGTACAAGCCGCACCAGCCACACCAAGCCAGCAGGTATCGGCAAGCGAACCGTACATCTACGTACGCGAGGACAAGATCACCCAAAAGATATTCCTTTCGGAGATGCTCTACATCGAGAGCCAGGGCAACTACGTAAAGATTGTTTGCGCCGAGCGGGTGGTAACCTCGTACTCCTCCATCTCGCTCATCGAGGAAAAGCTCCCCGAGGCGAAGTTCCTACGGGTGCACCGCAGCTTTATTGTGGCCACCGATAAGATCACCGCATTCTCGGGCACAACCATAATGATTGGCAAGCACCAAATTCCCATCGGACGCAGCTACAAAACGCTGGTGGAGCAGAGGCTAAACGTGGAGTAG
- a CDS encoding histidine kinase, which produces MSIYSITGSQRTNALLNIRWVRHLLYWCVTIGFFTLFWGSEKNSYGVVFLNELLMLPPKLLAVYTLLLVLVPQFLFKKKLLLFTLLTLAVMVVCGIILLLDQYLVTKYVLNLYVESPVYLNRFKALSAMVDINTVLIIPLVIKIVEHGYRNLQRSERLEKEKLETELKYLKTQIHPHFFFNTLNNLYALVLRKSDKAPDVVLTLSELMRYVLYDSNAPKVSLEKELKHIGNYINLEKLRLPLNAEIKFDVTGNTAAMAIEPMLLIPIIENCFKHVSTTSDGKCWIHISISVDDSQLLLITENSMDEQPNREDDDRQGVGLQNVERRLELLYPERYELKCISDGFSYLCKLKILLC; this is translated from the coding sequence ATGAGCATCTACAGCATCACCGGCAGCCAGCGCACCAACGCCCTCCTCAACATTCGGTGGGTACGCCACCTGCTGTACTGGTGCGTCACCATCGGCTTCTTTACGCTCTTCTGGGGGTCGGAGAAGAACAGCTACGGAGTGGTGTTTCTCAACGAGCTGCTGATGCTCCCCCCCAAGCTGCTGGCGGTGTACACCCTGCTGCTGGTGCTGGTGCCCCAGTTCCTATTCAAGAAAAAGCTGCTGCTGTTCACCCTCCTCACCCTAGCCGTGATGGTGGTGTGCGGCATCATCCTCCTTCTCGACCAGTACCTGGTTACGAAGTACGTGCTGAACCTGTACGTCGAGTCGCCGGTTTACCTCAACCGCTTCAAGGCGCTATCGGCGATGGTGGACATCAACACCGTGCTGATTATTCCGCTGGTGATAAAGATCGTGGAGCACGGGTACCGCAACCTGCAGCGCAGCGAGCGGCTCGAGAAGGAGAAGCTCGAAACCGAGCTCAAGTACCTGAAGACGCAGATACACCCCCACTTCTTCTTCAACACGCTCAACAACCTCTACGCGCTGGTGCTGCGCAAGTCCGACAAGGCGCCCGATGTGGTGCTCACGCTCTCCGAGCTCATGCGCTACGTGCTCTACGACTCCAACGCCCCCAAGGTATCGCTGGAGAAGGAGCTCAAGCACATCGGCAACTACATCAACCTCGAAAAGCTGCGGCTTCCGCTAAATGCCGAGATTAAGTTTGATGTTACAGGAAATACCGCAGCGATGGCCATCGAGCCCATGCTGCTTATCCCCATCATCGAGAACTGCTTTAAGCACGTCAGCACCACCTCCGACGGCAAGTGCTGGATCCACATCAGCATAAGCGTGGACGATAGCCAGCTGCTCCTGATCACCGAAAACAGCATGGACGAGCAACCCAACCGCGAGGACGACGACAGGCAAGGCGTAGGCCTGCAAAACGTCGAGCGCCGCCTAGAGCTGCTCTACCCCGAGAGGTACGAGCTCAAGTGCATTTCCGACGGATTTTCGTACCTATGCAAGCTGAAGATTCTACTTTGCTAG
- a CDS encoding DUF5977 domain-containing protein, which translates to MKSGKLEVPITLRYHIGNVKPGYDPSDVGFGWVLDVGGQISRTIYGKPDDVCPRPDVEKTSEQLDEDKIDDFLYLKKCFENTYDTEYDVFSYSFLSKYGTFIMSKNSCGNYKADLAPYKPIDFEFITEPDQYTTTKQRLATIKVKDENGDQYVFGNGAVETASSITSMSGYTSWMLKQITSVNKIDQIRFSYIKVPTVTIGSDQILDSYAVAMHSPEDYYVVDGYQDGLGNVKTKESYEMAFYGNIQRYEELIPKEISFNEGKVVFNINNTGDGTDGFIVYDNQGNIVKEIAFVKSNFGGARNHVRLDAVRLYDKNQTQYQLYQLFYNTTAIEGVGRDYWGYNNGEGSVVTERTYNYTSFDGIGPRTEGVNVVRGSATKAPNEIACQAEILNKIVYPTNGETEFIYEGNKYDHLEGFKTGSTGYENPAGGLRIKEIISRDSQGSVFKKSYQYEEGAIQHSPTDETNYKSVTFRVFDYGHNYSTGISVGIRYENSLVFENTTYSSYIFGDLGTNMVKYGKVTETFGDISKNDGKIIYYYEYDNSNEYGLYNLGVGSGVGCARKHISVKRDWNNGMLYNKETYKKNTNGSYVKIGSETNYYDHTYGNIYNNLVVYHLTTFPTKSELEPYEESTPSDLYKQWLWKVRTCKEKLEKTGNPTPRKYTIFGNYDYTIETGRTHLNQKRAVSYFDRQGVTDSLVTVENYYYDNPAHDQATRTETTTSRGNKLTTFTAYPLDYSSDSPLFVKEMQDNGLVTYPIESVSCISKGRNQYVTSGIVNQYKAGAKGLLDSQWMLTTSDPIALDRFKFSNRLSGVQPPTGSSTAFAPDSRYVRKVSYDSYDSNANLTAYHMEGDSPAEIVWGYKKQHPVAIAKGANGKLDDAIKQTLKYVGCNSLDTLTGSVPYVVNILNNPSMWDNFNRKLREMLPQAEVKTFTYQPLVGTTSETDSRGKTVRYAYDSFGRLMNVTELGKLVSNYDYKYYNQAASNGSFSSRSYSWACSKNTCPTGYVGGGVVYTVPEGKYTSTISQADADAKAQAEARDKGQAYANDNGTCYYLNTNTSSVAIAPNPGLNSTLTITSNTDWNIQGIPEWLSVSKTSGSGNATITMSPTVAYDSSQQRRATLTLQSTNVSISKTIEVYQ; encoded by the coding sequence GTGAAAAGCGGAAAATTGGAAGTGCCCATTACCCTTCGATATCATATAGGTAACGTTAAGCCAGGCTACGATCCTAGCGATGTGGGCTTTGGCTGGGTGCTGGATGTGGGTGGACAAATTTCGCGTACTATTTACGGAAAACCTGATGATGTTTGCCCAAGGCCTGATGTTGAGAAGACAAGTGAGCAATTAGATGAGGACAAGATAGATGATTTTTTATATCTTAAAAAATGTTTTGAGAACACATATGATACAGAATATGATGTATTCAGTTACTCTTTTTTATCGAAGTATGGAACATTTATCATGAGTAAGAATAGTTGTGGTAACTATAAAGCAGATCTTGCACCATATAAACCAATAGACTTTGAATTCATAACTGAACCCGATCAATATACCACTACAAAGCAACGGTTGGCGACTATAAAAGTGAAAGATGAGAATGGAGACCAATACGTCTTTGGCAATGGAGCTGTCGAAACTGCTAGTAGTATAACATCTATGTCTGGTTATACTAGTTGGATGTTGAAGCAAATAACGAGTGTGAACAAGATTGATCAAATAAGATTCAGCTATATTAAAGTACCTACTGTTACAATAGGATCCGATCAAATTTTAGACAGCTATGCAGTAGCAATGCATTCACCTGAAGATTATTATGTTGTTGATGGATATCAAGATGGATTAGGGAATGTCAAAACTAAGGAATCGTATGAAATGGCATTTTATGGCAATATACAGCGTTATGAGGAATTGATTCCTAAGGAAATATCATTTAACGAAGGGAAGGTAGTTTTTAATATTAACAATACTGGTGATGGAACTGATGGGTTCATTGTGTACGATAATCAAGGTAATATAGTAAAAGAAATAGCATTTGTAAAAAGCAATTTTGGGGGGGCACGAAACCATGTTAGACTTGATGCAGTACGGTTATATGATAAAAATCAAACGCAATACCAACTCTACCAACTATTTTACAATACAACAGCGATTGAAGGGGTTGGACGTGATTACTGGGGCTATAATAATGGAGAGGGCTCAGTAGTTACAGAAAGAACGTATAATTACACAAGTTTTGATGGTATTGGACCTAGAACAGAAGGTGTTAATGTAGTACGGGGTTCTGCCACTAAAGCTCCAAATGAGATTGCCTGTCAGGCTGAAATTCTAAATAAAATAGTATATCCCACGAATGGTGAGACCGAGTTTATATACGAAGGTAATAAGTATGACCATCTCGAAGGGTTTAAAACTGGCTCTACAGGATATGAGAATCCAGCAGGAGGGCTTAGAATTAAGGAGATAATAAGTAGGGACTCACAAGGGAGTGTATTCAAAAAGTCGTATCAGTACGAAGAGGGAGCTATTCAGCATTCACCTACAGATGAAACAAACTATAAATCGGTAACTTTTAGGGTTTTTGATTATGGGCATAACTATTCAACTGGAATATCAGTAGGAATTCGATATGAGAACTCTTTGGTTTTTGAAAATACTACATACTCCAGTTATATTTTTGGAGATCTTGGAACTAATATGGTGAAGTATGGGAAGGTGACCGAAACCTTTGGAGATATCAGTAAAAATGATGGTAAAATAATCTATTACTATGAGTATGATAATTCCAATGAATATGGGCTTTACAATCTCGGAGTGGGATCTGGGGTAGGATGTGCAAGGAAACATATATCTGTTAAACGTGATTGGAATAATGGAATGCTCTACAATAAAGAAACATATAAAAAAAATACAAATGGTTCTTATGTGAAGATAGGTAGTGAAACAAACTATTACGATCACACTTATGGTAATATCTATAATAATTTGGTTGTATATCACCTCACTACATTTCCAACAAAAAGTGAATTGGAACCATATGAAGAGTCAACTCCTAGCGACTTATATAAGCAATGGTTATGGAAAGTTAGAACTTGTAAGGAAAAATTAGAAAAGACAGGGAATCCCACTCCCCGTAAATATACCATATTTGGCAATTACGATTACACGATAGAAACAGGCCGCACGCACCTTAACCAAAAGCGGGCTGTCAGCTACTTTGATAGGCAGGGCGTAACCGACTCTCTGGTTACCGTAGAGAACTACTACTACGACAATCCTGCGCACGATCAGGCAACAAGAACCGAAACAACTACTAGTAGGGGCAATAAGCTTACCACCTTTACCGCCTATCCTCTAGATTACAGTTCGGACTCGCCCCTATTTGTTAAAGAGATGCAGGACAATGGGCTTGTTACCTACCCCATTGAGAGCGTTAGCTGCATATCAAAAGGGCGGAACCAGTATGTTACCTCTGGAATAGTTAACCAGTATAAGGCCGGAGCAAAAGGCCTGCTCGATTCGCAATGGATGCTTACTACCAGCGATCCTATTGCTTTGGATCGCTTTAAGTTTTCGAACCGGCTATCGGGAGTACAGCCACCTACCGGAAGTAGTACAGCTTTTGCCCCCGATAGCCGCTATGTAAGAAAAGTAAGCTACGATAGCTACGATAGCAATGCCAACCTAACCGCCTACCACATGGAGGGCGATAGCCCAGCTGAAATTGTATGGGGGTATAAGAAGCAGCACCCTGTTGCTATCGCCAAAGGGGCAAACGGGAAGCTAGATGATGCCATTAAGCAAACCTTAAAATATGTAGGGTGCAATAGCCTAGACACCCTTACGGGTAGCGTTCCCTATGTGGTTAACATCCTCAACAATCCAAGCATGTGGGATAACTTTAACAGGAAGCTGAGGGAAATGCTACCCCAGGCGGAGGTAAAAACATTTACCTACCAGCCTTTAGTCGGCACAACCTCCGAAACCGATAGCCGCGGTAAAACGGTGAGGTATGCCTACGACTCGTTTGGTCGGCTGATGAATGTGACAGAGCTAGGTAAGCTTGTATCCAACTACGACTACAAGTACTACAATCAAGCGGCAAGCAATGGCAGCTTTAGTAGTAGAAGCTACAGCTGGGCTTGTAGCAAAAATACCTGCCCAACTGGTTACGTTGGCGGAGGGGTTGTTTACACGGTACCCGAGGGTAAGTACACCTCTACCATCAGCCAGGCCGATGCCGATGCTAAGGCTCAAGCGGAGGCTAGAGATAAAGGGCAGGCCTATGCCAACGATAATGGCACATGCTACTACCTGAATACAAATACGAGCTCAGTTGCCATTGCTCCTAATCCTGGACTTAACAGCACGCTGACAATCACCTCGAATACCGACTGGAATATCCAAGGTATTCCCGAATGGTTGAGCGTTAGCAAAACTTCGGGAAGCGGTAATGCCACCATTACCATGTCTCCAACGGTGGCTTACGACAGCTCGCAGCAGCGTCGTGCAACACTTACGCTACAGTCTACCAATGTGTCCATATCCAAAACAATAGAGGTTTACCAATAG
- a CDS encoding DUF6443 domain-containing protein: MRKHTICISLHIALLVAGNLTAMGQQVSPTTGQNYIVKRTPREGTIAVVDLLKLPAAKQGATIEYYDGLGRPLQTIGVAATPNADGSAFNDQITPHVYDGMGREYRQYLPLPKAQGTGAGAYSGTALNEQTTFYNAQFNNQPGYGETVFDGSPLSRVVEQGAPGNSGMLGRGHTVTTDYGTNTGTEVILWSVDYGTGALVNSGYFGAGTLYRTTVKDEDKIYTLEYKDMEGRVVRKVADAAGLKATTDYVYDDLGRLRWVLPPKYMASISSNTQLIGGSGTTAVLSSTELSSASGDRYVLASGASLTLKPGFVGQAGFSATQGGAAEPLDALAYYYEYDGYGRMIKKKLPGVEPVYMVYDGRDRLVAVQDGELRNKGRWLYTRYDALNRPVETGYLTNGVATQTTMQQLVDAAFSASPQYDTPSGVEYSKNSFPRAADGAIDALTYTFYDSYVNGGATGVDATKTYGQTVTTNVTGLPTVARVKELTTNTWSTTATYYDERGRVIQTVKKGLYPDANGTMTVSTELDFVGQPKRIKEEQSFKPSATAGAITTSLERRYDYYDSGQLRGVYAKMNNAATEETLATYTYDELGHVLQKNYGGTDQKQHYEYNIRGWLTDINDPTNATTDYFAMKLGYDTPEVAGAGVVGQYGGNIASMVWRTKMVDGTQNKKGYGFAYDGLDRLNVGAYAKDNGSGTLVADEAYAENIPLYDENGNIRTLVRKNGSKEATTYGYTYNGNQLSKITLNGVDKNPYIYDANGNATTDGRNGFAIQYNELNLPKSVSKGTQTVSYTYDATGSKLAMVDTDNSGRYYHGSMVYERSKEGAFSFGYALHDEGMIKSTDNGFVYQYNLKDHLGNTRAVFKKTGVGLNTMLLQATDYYPFGKSFDNVNVPQNRYLYNGKELQDQTIGGTPFGWYDYGARFYDPEIGRWHSVDPKAEVSRRWSTYAYCYNNPLRFIDPDGMQAGDPRWGYFFQGLLNLVKAPLNFVSETIVSIKHSFEGNKGQQVNNEQGVKVSVDIGQYLEYNGQNEWHAPVKAPITVEKVDNTTISSEVTKNVNVEGVPVVTSVKTEKDVSTNETTNSVSVGVGVKSKVGDAVIEVGVQTSKSGAKPYFSTTLSIPDDMTKKSKKSINFSTSLKVK; the protein is encoded by the coding sequence ATGAGAAAACATACTATCTGCATATCTCTTCATATTGCTCTTCTGGTGGCAGGAAACCTTACCGCCATGGGCCAACAGGTTAGCCCCACCACGGGCCAGAACTACATCGTCAAGCGTACGCCCCGTGAGGGTACCATCGCTGTGGTTGACCTGCTAAAGCTCCCTGCCGCAAAGCAGGGGGCTACCATCGAGTACTACGACGGCCTCGGCCGCCCCCTACAAACCATAGGGGTGGCGGCCACGCCCAACGCTGACGGCTCCGCCTTCAACGACCAAATCACCCCGCACGTGTACGACGGCATGGGGCGCGAGTACCGCCAGTACCTGCCGCTGCCCAAGGCGCAGGGCACAGGTGCGGGAGCCTACTCGGGTACCGCCCTAAACGAGCAGACCACCTTCTACAACGCCCAGTTTAACAACCAGCCTGGCTACGGCGAGACGGTGTTCGATGGATCGCCGCTGAGCCGCGTGGTGGAGCAGGGCGCGCCGGGCAACAGCGGGATGCTGGGACGCGGACATACCGTAACCACCGACTACGGTACCAATACGGGCACCGAAGTTATCCTTTGGAGCGTGGATTATGGCACAGGTGCGCTGGTTAACAGCGGCTACTTTGGCGCTGGTACGCTCTACCGCACCACGGTAAAGGACGAGGACAAAATCTACACCCTAGAGTACAAGGATATGGAGGGGCGCGTGGTGCGCAAGGTGGCCGACGCTGCTGGGCTAAAGGCCACCACCGACTACGTGTACGACGACCTTGGCCGCCTACGCTGGGTGCTGCCGCCCAAATACATGGCCTCTATTAGCAGCAATACTCAGCTAATAGGGGGTAGTGGCACTACCGCAGTGCTCAGCTCGACGGAGCTGAGCAGCGCCAGCGGCGATAGGTACGTGCTCGCCTCTGGCGCCAGCCTTACCCTTAAGCCTGGCTTCGTGGGGCAGGCTGGCTTTTCGGCCACCCAAGGGGGAGCCGCAGAGCCGCTCGACGCGCTGGCCTACTACTACGAGTACGACGGCTACGGGCGTATGATTAAAAAGAAGCTGCCAGGGGTAGAGCCTGTATACATGGTGTACGACGGCCGCGACAGGCTAGTGGCCGTACAGGACGGCGAGCTCAGGAATAAGGGTAGGTGGCTGTACACCCGCTACGATGCGCTGAACCGACCCGTGGAGACGGGCTACCTAACCAACGGGGTAGCTACCCAGACGACGATGCAGCAGCTCGTGGATGCCGCCTTTAGCGCTTCGCCCCAGTACGATACCCCCAGCGGTGTTGAATACTCGAAGAATAGCTTCCCTAGGGCTGCTGATGGAGCAATAGACGCGCTCACCTACACCTTCTACGACAGCTACGTCAACGGTGGAGCTACTGGCGTTGACGCCACCAAAACCTACGGACAAACGGTGACTACCAACGTTACAGGCTTACCCACAGTTGCCCGCGTAAAGGAGCTCACCACCAACACCTGGAGCACCACCGCCACCTACTACGACGAGAGGGGACGGGTAATTCAAACCGTAAAGAAGGGGCTTTACCCAGATGCCAACGGAACAATGACAGTATCAACCGAGCTGGACTTCGTTGGCCAGCCTAAGAGGATTAAGGAAGAGCAATCCTTTAAGCCTTCCGCTACAGCAGGCGCCATTACCACAAGCTTAGAGCGACGCTACGACTACTACGACAGTGGCCAGCTGCGCGGAGTATATGCCAAGATGAATAATGCAGCAACGGAGGAGACGCTGGCCACCTACACCTACGATGAGCTTGGCCATGTGCTGCAAAAGAATTACGGAGGTACCGATCAGAAGCAGCACTACGAGTACAACATCCGCGGCTGGCTGACCGACATTAACGACCCTACTAATGCCACTACCGACTACTTTGCCATGAAGCTGGGGTACGACACCCCTGAGGTGGCAGGGGCAGGTGTGGTTGGGCAGTACGGAGGTAACATCGCTTCTATGGTGTGGCGTACCAAGATGGTTGACGGTACTCAAAACAAGAAAGGCTACGGCTTTGCCTATGACGGACTGGATAGGCTGAATGTTGGTGCCTATGCCAAAGACAACGGCTCGGGCACCCTGGTAGCAGATGAAGCCTATGCTGAAAACATACCGCTTTACGATGAGAACGGAAACATCCGTACTCTTGTTCGTAAGAATGGCAGCAAGGAGGCTACCACTTACGGCTACACCTATAATGGAAATCAGCTTAGCAAGATAACCTTAAATGGGGTAGACAAAAATCCTTACATCTACGACGCCAACGGCAACGCCACCACCGATGGTCGCAACGGGTTTGCAATACAATACAACGAGTTGAACCTTCCTAAGAGCGTGAGCAAAGGTACCCAAACTGTAAGCTATACCTACGACGCTACCGGGTCGAAGCTGGCAATGGTGGATACAGATAATAGTGGCCGCTACTACCACGGCAGCATGGTGTACGAAAGAAGTAAAGAAGGGGCCTTTTCGTTCGGATACGCTCTACACGACGAGGGAATGATAAAATCAACAGACAATGGGTTTGTGTACCAGTACAACCTGAAGGATCACCTCGGGAATACCCGCGCTGTCTTTAAGAAAACAGGAGTGGGGCTAAATACCATGCTGCTACAGGCCACCGACTACTATCCCTTTGGGAAATCGTTCGATAACGTAAATGTTCCGCAAAACCGCTACCTTTACAACGGCAAGGAGCTGCAGGATCAAACCATTGGCGGTACTCCGTTTGGCTGGTACGACTACGGCGCACGGTTCTACGACCCGGAAATCGGGAGGTGGCATAGCGTGGATCCCAAGGCAGAAGTTTCCAGACGTTGGTCTACCTACGCCTACTGCTACAACAATCCACTGCGGTTTATTGATCCTGATGGGATGCAAGCAGGAGATCCAAGATGGGGCTATTTCTTTCAGGGACTTCTTAATTTAGTGAAGGCCCCCTTAAATTTTGTTTCAGAAACTATTGTAAGCATAAAACATTCATTTGAAGGGAATAAAGGTCAACAGGTAAATAACGAACAAGGGGTGAAAGTTTCAGTTGACATTGGACAATACTTAGAATATAATGGGCAGAATGAATGGCATGCACCAGTTAAGGCCCCTATTACTGTTGAAAAAGTTGATAATACGACAATATCTAGTGAGGTAACTAAGAATGTTAATGTAGAGGGGGTTCCAGTAGTAACGTCTGTAAAAACAGAAAAGGACGTGAGTACAAATGAAACAACAAATTCAGTAAGTGTAGGTGTTGGTGTGAAATCAAAAGTTGGTGATGCTGTTATCGAAGTTGGTGTGCAGACTAGTAAAAGTGGTGCTAAACCATATTTTTCAACAACTTTGTCTATTCCTGATGATATGACAAAAAAATCAAAGAAATCAATCAATTTTTCCACTTCATTAAAAGTGAAATAG